DNA from Pelagibacterium nitratireducens:
AGGGGACAACGAAGGAGATGGGATTGCGCCCCACCGCCCGGCCAATAGCGCGGGCAGCATTGGGCCGGCCGACGGCGCGGGCCACCTCGCCATAGGTCGCGGCACGCCCGGCCGGAACCTTGAGCAGGGTTTCCCAGACCTTGATTTCGAACTGGGAGCCGATCATCACCAACCGGATGGGCTGGTCGGGATCCCAGCGGTCGGGATCGAAGATGCGGGCGGCGATGGGGGCAATGGCGGCATCGTCGCGCTTGTAGGCGGCATTGGGCCAGCGATTGGCCAGATCCTCGAACGCGTATTGTTCCTTGCCATCATCGGCAAAGGAAATGCCGGCCACCCCATACTGGGTGACCATCAGGCACACCTTTCCGAACGGGGAGGGCGCATAGCCCCAGGCGACCTCCAGCCCCGCGCCTTTGGCACGGTAAACGCCCGGTGGCACCGCATCATAGGTCACGAACAGATCGTGAAGGCGTGACGGTCCGGAAAGACCCAGCTCGTAGGTCGTATCGAGCACGCTCATATTGTCACGCAGAAGTTTTCGCGCGTGGTCGAGGGCCACGGCCTGGGCAAAGCTTTTCGGCGTCAGCCCGCACCAGCGGCGGAACATATCGACCAGCTGGCGCTCGGTCATCGAGAGCGCATTGGCCAGTCCGGCGATATCGGATGCTTCGGGGCCGGGCATCGAGAGGTATTCGATGGCCTGCGCGATGGTGCGATAGGTCTCGTCGGTGGTCATATCGGGGAGCTGTGAAATTGCTGTCATCTCGTTCATGGGTTCACACTATCGACCGATGGCCCGCCCGACGACCCGATTTTTACACCGATCAGCGCTTGGCCCTGCTCAGGGCATGACCGAAGGCGTCGGCAAAGCTGGCCTTGTCGTCGGGGGTCAAGAACCGCCCGATTTCCACCTCGCCTTCGCGGGTTAGGATCTTGAGCGCGGTCACCCGGCCCTCATTGTCGCGGATCACCGAAAAGCGGATGAAAAACGGATTGAACGAGAGGGCGGTCTCACGCCCCTTCTTGGTGACATGGCGAATATCGAGGGTGTCGGGCCAGAGAGTGATCTCCTCGAACATGTCGGTATCCCCGAGCGAAGCGGTGAGCGCCCAATAGAGCAGGAGCACATCGAGCCCCAGAAGGCCGACGACGGGCCAGGCCCCCATGGCGTAAAACGTGATGCCGGGAATCGAGGCCATCACACAGGTGAACGCGATCACCCAGCGGATGCCCTTGGGCGAGAGGGAGCGATGTGGGGTCAGCAATGCGGCAAAGAGCGGGCTTTGGGTCATCTCGACTTGCCTTTTGGCCTTGGCGCCATTCTAAGAGGATTGTCCGCACACAAATCAAATCAATTATCGCCGCACCCATGCCCAAGCCACTGACCCGGGCCGAGATCGAAAAGATCTTCGAAGCCTTCTCGCTTCACGATCCCGAGCCCAGGGGCGAGCTCGATTACGTCAATGTCTTTACACTGCTGGTCGCCGTGGTTCTGAGCGCTCAAGCCACCGATGTGGGGGTCAACAAGGCGACAAAGGCGCTGTTTGCCATTGCCGACACGCCCGAAAAGATGGTGGCCCTGGGTGAGGACGCCATCCGCGAGCACATAAAGACCATCGGGCTTTATCGCAACAAGGCCAAAAACGTCTTTCTTTTGAGCCAGATGCTGATCGAAAAGCACGCAAGTGAAGTCCCCGACACGCGCGAGGCGCTGGAAGCTTTACCCGGCGTGGGGCGAAAGACGGCCAATGTCGTGCTCAATATCGGGTTCGGCCAACCCACGATCGCTGTCGATACCCATCTGTTCCGGGTGGGAAACCGCACGGGGATCGCCCCGGGAAAAACGCCGCTGGCGGTGGAGCTGGCCCTGCTCAAGCGTGTCCCTAAGCACTATCTGTTGCACGCCCATCACTGGCTCATCCTGCATGGGCGTTATGTGTGCAAGGCGCGCAAGCCAGAATGTTATCGCTGCATCATTGCCCAGTGGTGCCGCTATCCGGCAAAGACCGCCGGCTAGGACCAATCGACATTCAGCTTAGGGTGAGCCGAAAACGGCGGTTTTCGAGAACCGGAGCGGAGCGTACGTTCGGGTACGTGAGCACCGGAAGCGCAGAAAACTGCCATTTGCAGGCCGCCATCATCTGAATGTCGATTGGTCCTAGACCGGTTGCGCCTCCGGCCGCTATGGCTTAAGCGGGGGGCAGTATCCATGACAGTTTATGCGGAGCGCCGATGACCACGCGGTTCGACGTCCTGACCATCGGCAATGCCATCGTCGATGTGATCGCCCCGATCGATGACAAATTCCTTGTCGATGAGAGTTTACGCAAATCGATCATGCATCTTGTCGATGCCGATCGCTCGGCGGACCTGTACGCCAAGATGCCCGAGACCAAGTCGATCATTCCCGGCGGCAGCTCGGCCAACACGGCAGCGGGCGTTGCGGCGCTCGGCGGGCGCGCGGCGTTTGTGGGCAAGGTTGCCGAAGACGAGCTTGGGCTTGTGTTCCGCGACGATTTCGACACCAAGGGCATTCACTACGAAACCGCGTTTCTGCGCGACGATGTGGCCACCGCCCGCTCGATGATTCTGGTCACGCCCGATGGCGAGCGCACCATGAACACCTATCTGGGCGCCTGCCAGCACCTGACCGAAGACGATATCGTCGAGGAAACGGTCGGTGCTTCGGCCATCACCTATATGGAAGGCTATCTGTGGGACCCCCCGCAGGCCAAGAAGGCCTTTATCATGGCGGCCCATTACGCCCACAAGAACGAGCGCGCCGCGGCGATCACGCTGTCGGACCCGTTCTGTGTCAACCGCTTCCGCAACGAGTTTCTCGATCTGATCAAGTCAAAGACCATGGATTACGTCTTTGCCAATATCGAAGAGGTCAAGGCGCTCTATGAGACCGACGACCTCAATGTCGCGGTGCGCCAGCTTGCCGAAGACGCCGAAATCGCAGCGGTGACCATGGGCGCGCGCGGAGCCATGGCGATCAAGAACGGGGAAATCGTTTCCGTGCCGGCGTTTCCTGTCAGCAATGTTGTCGATGTGACCGGCGCGGGCGATCTGTTCGCCTCGGGATTCCTTCTGGCCACGGCGCGCGGGCAATCGATGGAAGAAGCGCTCAAGCTGGGGTGTCTTGCCGCCTCGGAGGTGATTTCGCACTATGGCGCCCGCCCGGTCGCCGATCTCAAGGCGCTGGCACGAGGCGAGGGGATTGCGGTTTAGACCTTCCGCAACGCCACTTCGTGAATGGAGTGGTCGGCGCCTTTCTTGAGAATCAGATCTGCTCGCCCACGGGTGGGCAGAATGTTTTCGCGCAGGTTCGGCAAATTGATCGATTGCCAGATGGATTTGGCCGTCGAAATCGCCGTCAGTTCCGACAGTTCGGAAAAGCGTTTGAAAAAGCTTTGCGGATCGCGGAACGCGGTTTCGCGCAGCTTCATGAAGCGCTCGACATACCAGGCCTCGAGCACATGCTCGTCGGCGTCGATATAGACCGAGAAATCGATGAAATCGGACGCAAAGACGATTGGATTGCCGGTTCTGGGCAATTCACCGGGCTGAAGAATGTTGAGCCCCTCGACGATCAGAATGTCGGGGCTTTCGACGACCACACGCTCGCCGGGCACAATGTCATAGACCAGGTGGGAATAGGTCGGCGCGCTGACACGGGGCTTGCCCGATTTGATCGCTGCAAGAAACTCGACGAAGGCAGACCGGTCATAGCTTTCGGGAAACCCCTTGCGCTGCATCAGCCCGCGTTTTTCCAGCACCGCGTTTGGATACAGAAACCCGTCGGTGGTGATGAGATCGACCTTGGGCGAACTCGGCCAGCGGCGCAGAAGGGCACTCAGAATGCGTGCGGTGGTCGATTTGCCGACGGCCACCGATCCGGCGACGCCGATGATGAACGGCACCTTGGCGCCATTGTGCCCGAGAAACCGGGTCGAGGCATGATGAATGGCCTGAATGGCTTCGACGTAAAACGAGAGCAGGCGGGTCAGCGGCAGATAGACGATTTCAGCTTCGGCGAGGGAAATCGGATCGTTGAGCGCCCGAAGATGTTCGATGTCCTCGCGATCGAGCGTCATGGGCTCGTCGGCGCGCAACCGCGCCCATTCCTCGATCGTAAAGCTCAGATAGGGCGTGTAGGTAATCCTGGCCATTGTCAGTCCCCGGACCTTGCGGACTTTTCGGCCAGGCCCGATTGCGCCGTGCGCCGGTCGAGTTCCTCGGACACCTCCGAGAGCGCAACGCCCTCCGAGCGCAACAGCACCAAAAGATGATAGACCAGATCGGCGCTTTCCTTGACCAGCTCTTCGCGATCCCCGCTCATCGCCGCGATCACGGTTTCGACCGCCTCTTCGCCAAGCTTCTGGGCACATTTGGCGGTGCCTTTAGCGATCAGCCTTGCCGTATAGGAGACCTCGGGCGAGGTGCCGGCCCGCTCGGCCAGACGCGCGTCAAGCGCTTCGATACTCAATGTCATGAAATTGTGCCTCCGTCTCCGCGCCATCCGTCTAACCATTGCCGGGGGCGGGGTGCAAGCAATCAAAAAGGGTTAGTCGAGCCGCATGGGAATGCCGGCCGCCGCCATATGCGCCTTGGCCTGGCCAATGGTGAACGTGCCGAAATGGAAGATCGAGGCGGCCAGAACGGCCGTCGCATGACCCTCTTTTATGCCATCGACAAGATGATCGAGGGTGCCCACGCCACCCGAGGCAATGACCGGCACGTCCACGGCGTCGGCGATGGTGCGTGTCAATTCGAGATCGAAGCCCGATTTGGTCCCGTCGCGGTCCATGGAGGTGACCAGCAATTCGCCGGCGCCGCGCTCGACGGCGCCAATGGCAAACTCGAGGGCGTTAAGCCCGGTCGGCTTGCGCCCGCCATGGGTGAAAATTTCCCAGGTGCCGGAGTCGCCGCGCTTGGCATCGACCGAAACGACGATACACTGATTGCCGAATTTGTCGGCGGCTCGTGCCACGAAATCGGGATCGTTGACCGCCGCCGAATTGATCGAGACCTTGTCGGCGCCGGACAACAGCAGCTTGCGGATATCGTCATTGGTGCGCACGCCACCGCCCACGGTGACCGGCATGAAGCAATGTTCGGCGGTGCGGGCAACGACGTCGAAAATGGTATCGCGGCCCTCGTGAGAGGCGGCGATATCGAGAAAGCAGAGTTCGTCCGCTCCGGCTGCGTCATAGGCGATGGCCGCTTGCACGGGATCGCCTGCGTCGACCAAGTCGACGAAATTGATGCCCTTGACGACGCGGCCGTCCTTGACGTCAAGGCAGGGAATAATGCGAGCTTTAAGTGTCATCGGACGCCCGCTCCTTTTTTCGAATTCACTGTCCTCGCGGCTGCGCCACTGCGGGCAAGCTGGCCGTCCTTGACGTCAAGGCAGAGAATGATGCGGGCCTTGAGGGTCATGCCGCTTCGCCCTTCAATATGGCCAGTGCTTCACGTGAATCAATGCGCCCGTCATAGAGCGCCCGGCCCGAAATCGCACCTTCGAGGATTTGCGCATCGGGCTCGGTCATGCGGCGGATGTCTTCTATTCCGGCCAGACCGCCAGAGGCGA
Protein-coding regions in this window:
- a CDS encoding methylated-DNA--[protein]-cysteine S-methyltransferase → MTAISQLPDMTTDETYRTIAQAIEYLSMPGPEASDIAGLANALSMTERQLVDMFRRWCGLTPKSFAQAVALDHARKLLRDNMSVLDTTYELGLSGPSRLHDLFVTYDAVPPGVYRAKGAGLEVAWGYAPSPFGKVCLMVTQYGVAGISFADDGKEQYAFEDLANRWPNAAYKRDDAAIAPIAARIFDPDRWDPDQPIRLVMIGSQFEIKVWETLLKVPAGRAATYGEVARAVGRPNAARAIGRAVGRNPISFVVPCHRIVGSTGALTGYHWGIVRKRAILGWEAGLVSAQ
- a CDS encoding DUF2244 domain-containing protein translates to MTQSPLFAALLTPHRSLSPKGIRWVIAFTCVMASIPGITFYAMGAWPVVGLLGLDVLLLYWALTASLGDTDMFEEITLWPDTLDIRHVTKKGRETALSFNPFFIRFSVIRDNEGRVTALKILTREGEVEIGRFLTPDDKASFADAFGHALSRAKR
- the nth gene encoding endonuclease III, with product MVRTQIKSIIAAPMPKPLTRAEIEKIFEAFSLHDPEPRGELDYVNVFTLLVAVVLSAQATDVGVNKATKALFAIADTPEKMVALGEDAIREHIKTIGLYRNKAKNVFLLSQMLIEKHASEVPDTREALEALPGVGRKTANVVLNIGFGQPTIAVDTHLFRVGNRTGIAPGKTPLAVELALLKRVPKHYLLHAHHWLILHGRYVCKARKPECYRCIIAQWCRYPAKTAG
- a CDS encoding adenosine kinase, producing the protein MTTRFDVLTIGNAIVDVIAPIDDKFLVDESLRKSIMHLVDADRSADLYAKMPETKSIIPGGSSANTAAGVAALGGRAAFVGKVAEDELGLVFRDDFDTKGIHYETAFLRDDVATARSMILVTPDGERTMNTYLGACQHLTEDDIVEETVGASAITYMEGYLWDPPQAKKAFIMAAHYAHKNERAAAITLSDPFCVNRFRNEFLDLIKSKTMDYVFANIEEVKALYETDDLNVAVRQLAEDAEIAAVTMGARGAMAIKNGEIVSVPAFPVSNVVDVTGAGDLFASGFLLATARGQSMEEALKLGCLAASEVISHYGARPVADLKALARGEGIAV
- the coaA gene encoding type I pantothenate kinase, with amino-acid sequence MARITYTPYLSFTIEEWARLRADEPMTLDREDIEHLRALNDPISLAEAEIVYLPLTRLLSFYVEAIQAIHHASTRFLGHNGAKVPFIIGVAGSVAVGKSTTARILSALLRRWPSSPKVDLITTDGFLYPNAVLEKRGLMQRKGFPESYDRSAFVEFLAAIKSGKPRVSAPTYSHLVYDIVPGERVVVESPDILIVEGLNILQPGELPRTGNPIVFASDFIDFSVYIDADEHVLEAWYVERFMKLRETAFRDPQSFFKRFSELSELTAISTAKSIWQSINLPNLRENILPTRGRADLILKKGADHSIHEVALRKV
- a CDS encoding phosphoribosyl-ATP diphosphatase — encoded protein: MTLSIEALDARLAERAGTSPEVSYTARLIAKGTAKCAQKLGEEAVETVIAAMSGDREELVKESADLVYHLLVLLRSEGVALSEVSEELDRRTAQSGLAEKSARSGD
- the hisF gene encoding imidazole glycerol phosphate synthase subunit HisF, which translates into the protein MTLKARIIPCLDVKDGRVVKGINFVDLVDAGDPVQAAIAYDAAGADELCFLDIAASHEGRDTIFDVVARTAEHCFMPVTVGGGVRTNDDIRKLLLSGADKVSINSAAVNDPDFVARAADKFGNQCIVVSVDAKRGDSGTWEIFTHGGRKPTGLNALEFAIGAVERGAGELLVTSMDRDGTKSGFDLELTRTIADAVDVPVIASGGVGTLDHLVDGIKEGHATAVLAASIFHFGTFTIGQAKAHMAAAGIPMRLD